The genomic window CAGACAATTAAATGCTTTGGAAAAACTGATAACTCAAGAACATCCACATGAAAAAATCCTAATTTTCACACAATTTGCGGACACAGCGAATTATCTATATTCACAACTGTTAAAACGCAATATTAATGATGTTGAATGTGTAACCGGCAGCAATAATAATCCTACGGAATTTGCTCATCGATTCAGTCCCATTTCCAATGAAAAACCAAACATCAAAAATTCCGAAGATGAAATTCGCGTGCTTATCTCTACCGATGTTCTAAGTGAAGGGCAAAATCTGCAGGATGCTCACATAATCTTAAATTACGATCTGCCTTGGGCTCTTATTCGTTTGATTCAAAGAGTTGGGCGTGTTGATAGAATAGGACAGAAATCCAGTAGAATTCTAAGCTACTTCTTCTTTCCTGAAGAAGGAATAGAAAACATTATCCGCTTACGTCAAAAACTGGATACCCGCTTGGAAGAAAATGCTGAAGTTGTTGGCTCAGATGAAAGATTTTTCGAAGAACAGAATAATACAATTCTGGAAAATCTTTATCATGAAAAATCAGGAATTTTAGATGAAGAAGACAGCGAAATCGACCTTGCATCTTTTGCCTACCAAATCTGGAAAAATGCTATTGAGAAAAACCCAAAATTAAAGAAAATAATTCCTGAATTGCCGGATGTTTCTTACTCAACAAAAACTTTTGAGAATGAAGGTGTGCTGGTTTATACAAAGACTGCCGAGAACAATGACGTTCTTTCCTGGATCAGTAAAGATGGTGATATCATAACACAATCTCAAATGAACATATTACAAGCTGCTGCCTGTGAACCCAGAACAAAAGCTCTACAACGTTTGGATAATCATCATGAACTGGTGAAGAAGGGTGTGCAAGTTGCACAAATTTTAGAAAAAGAAATCGGTGGAACTTTGGGAAGAAAGAATAGTGCAAAATACAGAACGTATATGAGGATTTCGCAATATTGCGAACAATATCCTTTGTTCGTAACCACAGAACTCAAAAATGCAATTGATGATATTTTCAAATATCCGCTCAAAGAATTTGCTCGTGAGACATTGAACAGACAATTAAAAGCAGGAATCGAAGATGCGGAATTAGCTGAACTTATTGTTTCCTTGCGAGAAGAAGAAAGGCTTTGTATTATTGGGAAACAGAAACATAAAACAGGTGAACCGCAAATTATTTGCTCACTCGGGTTAAAAAGTGAATAACTTCGGAATGTTCAGCTTTGCTGATCTTCCGAATGTTATTTATTACGGTGAATGTTATTGCGATTTCAACATTCCGAAGAGCTTCGCACATTCGGAAGTTGCGGGAAAACATCGGATTGTCCGCAGGTCATCCGATTGTTTGGGAAAAAATTCAAACATTCCGAAGATTCGACAAGTCGAAACATTCGGAAGTTGGGAAGAATTAGGATGAAATAATGCAGATTACAAAAGAAACTTTTAGAAAATTGATAAACAGCTTTAACTTTAAAGAATTATTTATTGAACTTGGTTGGGATAATTACAATGATAAACAAACACAAATAAGTATAAAGGACGAAACATACAACATCGAAGCAATTTCCGAGAAAAGAGGTTTTGTAATCCTGAAATGTTTACCGAATTCGATAGGTAAAATCCCTGTTTACAGTATTCGAAAACAAATTGAAAATAAGATTTCCAAACATCATCAGGAGCATCTTATCATATTTTGTGATGCTGCAAATACTGAACAAATCTGGCAACTCACAATTCGGGAAGAAGGCAAGCCAACCTTGACCAGAGAGACAAAATACTTTTCTCATCAAGCACCAGAATTGATTTACCAGAAACTCAGCGGTTTATTCTTCTCGTGGGATGATGAAGAAAATATCAGCATCGTGGATGTGAAGCGCAGAGTAAAAGAAAACTTTAATAAAAACTCTGAGAAAGTAACCAAAAAATTCTATCAGGAATTCAAGAAAAATCACTCTGCCTTCCTTGAATTTATCGAAGGCATTTCAGAAAAAATAGATAAAGATTGGTATGCTTCCCTGATGTTGAACCGATTAATGTTCATCTACTTCATTCAAAAGAAAGGCTTTCTGGATGATAACAAAAACTATCTGGCAGACAAGCTGAAACAAACCAAAGTAACTCGTGGAGAAGACGAGTTCTATAGCTTCTATCAGGATTTCCTGAAAATTCTTTTTCATAAAGGTTTGGGTGCCAAAGAACGAAACGATGAAATTATTAAAGAGATCGGCAAAGTTCCATATTTGAACGGTGGGCTTTTTGATGTTCACGAATTAGAAAACAAATACACAAACATAAAAATTAAAGATGAAGCTTTCGAAAAGTTGTTTGCC from Candidatus Cloacimonadota bacterium includes these protein-coding regions:
- a CDS encoding NgoFVII family restriction endonuclease — encoded protein: MNDSKVIMLSATPYNKTFQDLSNQLRLFISVDDDLGISPENYIESIGGKIEFESRFPHHYRSLPAFEKSEDIDDWRELMRLFLVRRTRSFIKQNYAKTDEKNQRKYLLFSNGNRSYFPDRIPKRINYEMSVHDPNDQYAKLYSENVVDAVNNMKLARYGIGNYIKDDPTEKPTNDELFIIDNLTRAGKRLIGFSRTNLFKRLESSGFSFLLSAYRMMLRNYIFFYAVENNLPIPIGSQEANVLDDFTDELDWEDDYTGNEKTLRITTDVTKLNDLSEKIYNELATKQKKKFSWIRTELFKRSFKKHLLDDCEALTEIIKLSENWKPENDRQLNALEKLITQEHPHEKILIFTQFADTANYLYSQLLKRNINDVECVTGSNNNPTEFAHRFSPISNEKPNIKNSEDEIRVLISTDVLSEGQNLQDAHIILNYDLPWALIRLIQRVGRVDRIGQKSSRILSYFFFPEEGIENIIRLRQKLDTRLEENAEVVGSDERFFEEQNNTILENLYHEKSGILDEEDSEIDLASFAYQIWKNAIEKNPKLKKIIPELPDVSYSTKTFENEGVLVYTKTAENNDVLSWISKDGDIITQSQMNILQAAACEPRTKALQRLDNHHELVKKGVQVAQILEKEIGGTLGRKNSAKYRTYMRISQYCEQYPLFVTTELKNAIDDIFKYPLKEFARETLNRQLKAGIEDAELAELIVSLREEERLCIIGKQKHKTGEPQIICSLGLKSE